The genome window CCCATCGCGGATTCCTTGCCTGGCAATATCACGTGCAGGATGATTCCGAGGAAGGTAGCGAATGCGATATTGTCGATGGTCAAGTCATTCAGGAAAGGAATGCCTGTACCTGCAAAGCTGATTTTGTAGCCGCCGATACCGGTTACCAGGATCGCTGCTGCCAGCACCATGTTGCGCTTGTTGGCGAAGTCCACTTTGTTCTCCACGTACATCCGCAGGCCTTGTGCCGCGATGATCCCGAACAGGATGATGGATACGCCGCCCAAAACCGGGGTCGGGATGCTCATCAAGAGCGTGCTGATTTTGCCGATGAAGGCGAACAGGATGGCCAGGACTGCTGCGAGGCCGATTACCATTTTACTGAATACGCGAGTAATTGCGAGGACCCCGATGTTTTCGCCGTACGTCGTCGCTGGAGGCCCACCGATGAAAGCTGCGAGCGAGGTAGCGATACCGTCACCCAGCAAGCTGCGGTGCAAGCCAGGATCTTTCATCAGATCGCGGTCCATTACTTTGCTCGTTACCAGAAGGTGTCCCAAATGCTCGGCCAGCGTCACGAACGCGACCGGTGCGATCACCAGCGCCGCAATCCATGCGGTTGGATTCCCCATCGCTGCTGTTACCTCGCCGAACTTGAAGTGTGTCGTAAACATTTCTCCAATACCGACAATCCATGGTGCGTCCGCTACTTTTTTCAAGTCGATCAAATCCGGGTGACGCAAAAGCGTGTAAACATAGCCTACGATGATACCGATCAGAATCGGGATCAGACCCAGGAAACCGCGGAGCATGACTGCAGCCAGGATGGTGACGATCATGGTGACCAAGGAAATCTCGATGGAAGTCAGGGACAGTTGCGATTGTCCATCTACCGTTACCTTTGTTGCCATGTCTACGGCTACACCCGCAAGGCTCAAACCGATGACTACGATGACAGAAGCGATCACGACTGGCGGCAGTACTTTATCAATCCATTTCACACCGGCCTTTTTCACGATGGCTGCCACGATGATGTAGACCAGACCGGAGAGGAAACATCCGAGCAAGGCGGTCCCGACTCCATGTGATGCTGTGACTGCGATGATCGGTCCGATGAAAGCAAAGGAGGAGCCCAGGTAGTTGGGGAGCTTCCCTTTCGTGATCCACAGGAACAGGAGCGTGCCGAGCCCGCTCGTAAACAGCGCTGTAGCTGGATCCAGCCCGGTCAGGATCGGTACGAGAACCGTCGAGCCGAACATGGCGAATAAGTGTTGGATGGATAATGGCAATAATTTTTTCAGTTCGGGCGTTTCGTTTACATCGATGAAATTTTTCTGGCTCATCTATAGGTTCCCCCTGTGTTTCTTTGATTCTG of Brevibacillus choshinensis contains these proteins:
- a CDS encoding solute carrier family 23 protein, with protein sequence MSQKNFIDVNETPELKKLLPLSIQHLFAMFGSTVLVPILTGLDPATALFTSGLGTLLFLWITKGKLPNYLGSSFAFIGPIIAVTASHGVGTALLGCFLSGLVYIIVAAIVKKAGVKWIDKVLPPVVIASVIVVIGLSLAGVAVDMATKVTVDGQSQLSLTSIEISLVTMIVTILAAVMLRGFLGLIPILIGIIVGYVYTLLRHPDLIDLKKVADAPWIVGIGEMFTTHFKFGEVTAAMGNPTAWIAALVIAPVAFVTLAEHLGHLLVTSKVMDRDLMKDPGLHRSLLGDGIATSLAAFIGGPPATTYGENIGVLAITRVFSKMVIGLAAVLAILFAFIGKISTLLMSIPTPVLGGVSIILFGIIAAQGLRMYVENKVDFANKRNMVLAAAILVTGIGGYKISFAGTGIPFLNDLTIDNIAFATFLGIILHVILPGKESAMGEVHNEQS